Within Runella rosea, the genomic segment GTTCGTTCCACTTTCCTTTGATGGTTTCATAGAGAGGTTTTCCAATCTCTAACACATTGTCTGCCAGTGCATTACTCGCAAATTTAATCAGTTTCTTACGGCTCAAGGTTTTAATAATTTTGATAAAACAGTAATTAGGTACAGGATATTCAAATCTCAGACAGTTCAGAAACCACAAAAGTACTGCCCCCTACGTAAATAAAATCATTCGAGGAAGCATTTTGTAGTGCTGCACGCAATGCTTCGTTTACATCTCTATATCCACCACCTTTTAAGCCAACTTCATCTGCTATATAGACTAATGAATCTGAGGTCAGCGCCCTTGGGGAATCAAAGCTGCAGAAATAGAAATGGGCATTTGTTGGAAAAAGGCCCAGAACCCCTTTGACGTCTTTGTCTTTGACAAATCCCAAGATAAAATGAAGTTGGTCGAAATCATGCCTTTTGATTTGGTTAATGGTTTCGCTCAATCCGCCATAATTGTGGGCAACGTCGGCAACGACCATCGGAGATTCGCTCAATACTTGCCAACGCCCTCTGAACGAGGTAAGGGTTGTGCAATGCGCCATTCCTGATTTTACTGCATCTATTGAAATATCAAAGCCTTGCTCTTTTAATAATTCAACACTTTGCCATACCCCCGCCACATTTTTAAGCTGATAGTTCCCGACCAAATCCAGTGCTAGTGTGCATAAGGATGCCTCTTTTTTACTTTCTATTGTTAGGACCCGTTTACCTTTTTCTACCGAAAGGGTTTTGACATGGTACTGTTGGTCGGCGAAATAAATCGGTGCGTTCAATTCATCGGCTTTTTGAATAAACACGGGGGCCGTTTCGGGTTGGGTTTCCGAAATGACGACCGGGGTATGGGCCTTAATAATTCCCGCTTTTTCAAACGCAATTTTTTCAAGGGTATCTCCTAACAAATCAGTATGATCAAAACTGATATTGGTAATGACCGACAAAAGCGGAGAAATAATGTTGGTGGAATCCAAACGCCCCCCCAACCCTACTTCAATGATGGCAATATCCACGTTTTGCTGGGCAAAATAATCAAATGCCAAAGCGACACTGATTTCAAAAAAAGATGGCTCAATTCTTTCGATTAAACGCTTATGCTTTTCGACAAAGTCAACCACTACCCTTTCGTCGCACGGCTGGCCATTTATCTTAAAACGTTCGGTATAGGATTTTAAATGCGGTGACGTATGCAGGCCTACGTTATACCCTGCGGATTGAAGAATAGCCGCCAACAAATGAGAGGTACTCCCTTTTCCGTTGGTACCACCAACGTGAATGCTTTTAAACCGCGTTTGTGGGCTTCCTAACGCCTCGCAAAGCGCAATAATGTTTCCTAGGCCAGGTTTCAGCGCAGCGGCTCCTACGCGGTGAAAAACGGGCAATTTCTCGTACAAATACGCAATGGTTTCCGAATAGTTCATCACTAATTTTAAATGAAATAAAGGCAAAAATAAAGCGTCAAGAATTAACTTCCTGACGCTTTGCGCAATGTTTTAAATTATTTTACTAAATCTTATCCTTATCGAGATTTGATGTTGAACGTGATCGTGCCTTTGGAGGTAGCTGGAACATTTTCCGATTTAGGCACTAGTTTCATTCGGCTTACCGCTCGCTTGTATAAGTCTACGATTGATTGGCTCACCGTCGATTCTTTGACCCGCACGTTTACAATGTCACCCGTATCGTCAACGGTTATTTCAAAAACAATGCGGCCAGATTCATCGGAATCATCCTTCACCTGCGGGCGAGCACCCATCCCCCAACCTGAAACGTTTAGGGCCAATCCCGTTGCTGAGCCACCAGGTTTACCGTACAAACTTTTGGCGTCAATTTTCCCGTTGGGATTTCCTTGGTCTCCTACGGTTCCTGGTTTGTCTCCATTATTATTCCCCCCCGTTCCCGAGGCGGTCCCTGTGGTTCCATTACTGCCTTTTCCACTCCCTGATGACTTTTTAAACAAAGCATTCTCATCCACTTTTTTAGGTTCAGGGGCGGGTTTTGCGGGGGTAACGGGCGCTGGAGTGGTTGCTTTTGATTCGGTTTTAACGGGTTTGGTGTCTTCCTTTACTTCCACTGGACTTTCTACCTTACTCGTAACGGGAGGTTTGACGGGCGCCGTTTTAACTGGTTTCGGGGTTTCTACTTTCGTTACGGGTGGAGGCGTAACTTTGGGCGTAGGCGTTGCCTTCACTTTGGGGGTATCGTCAGATTTTTTAAC encodes:
- a CDS encoding bifunctional folylpolyglutamate synthase/dihydrofolate synthase — protein: MNYSETIAYLYEKLPVFHRVGAAALKPGLGNIIALCEALGSPQTRFKSIHVGGTNGKGSTSHLLAAILQSAGYNVGLHTSPHLKSYTERFKINGQPCDERVVVDFVEKHKRLIERIEPSFFEISVALAFDYFAQQNVDIAIIEVGLGGRLDSTNIISPLLSVITNISFDHTDLLGDTLEKIAFEKAGIIKAHTPVVISETQPETAPVFIQKADELNAPIYFADQQYHVKTLSVEKGKRVLTIESKKEASLCTLALDLVGNYQLKNVAGVWQSVELLKEQGFDISIDAVKSGMAHCTTLTSFRGRWQVLSESPMVVADVAHNYGGLSETINQIKRHDFDQLHFILGFVKDKDVKGVLGLFPTNAHFYFCSFDSPRALTSDSLVYIADEVGLKGGGYRDVNEALRAALQNASSNDFIYVGGSTFVVSELSEI